The Halocalculus aciditolerans nucleotide sequence GCGGGACGGCGACCTCCTCGCGCGCGACGCGAGCGAGCGCGAGATACTCGACCACCTCGGCGAGCGAAACGTCATCGTCGTCTCCCCCATCGGCGGCCAGGGGTTCGTCTTCGGCCGCGGCAACCACCAGCTCAGCCCCGCCGTCATCCGCCAGTGTGAGGTGGAGGTCGTCGCGTCGAAGGCGAAACTCGACCAGCTCGGCGCGCTCCGCGTCGACACCGGCGACGACGACCTCGACGCGGAGTTACGAGGGTGGACGCGCGTCAGAACCGGGACGTTCGAGACGCGAATGATGGAAATCGTCTAGCTCGTTCTCTGCCGCCGCGCCTCGGAACCGTCCGGTAAATCGCCGGCGACCCGTCAGCTTCCGTTTCAAGCCGGGGGAACCCGAGAGCGACGTGGCCGACGGCGAACAACAGGCGTCCACGGTTCGAACCGTGCAAGCGTCGACGGGGAGAGCCCGCGACCCAGTCATCCTTAGTGAGTATTATTACTAGAGCGCAACGTTAAGGGTGTAGGGTTGCTACTGGTACACCATGGAAACGCGTAAGGTACAGCGGCTGGGGCCGTCGACCCTGGCGATGACGCTACCGGCCGAGTGGGCGCGCGAGCAGAACGTCGAGAAAGGCGACGAGGTCACCGTCCGCGAGTCCGGGAAGGGCCCGCTGACGGTGACGCCGGCGTCGGCGCGCGGCGAGGACACCGAAGCGACGATTCACGTCGAAGACATCGACGCCGACTCCGTCGAGCGCGCCATCGTCGGCCAGTACGTCCTCGGCCGGCGCATCATCCACGTGACCGCAGAGGAGACGCTCGACTCCGCGCACATCAACGCCGTCTACAAGGCCGAAACCCAGCTCATGGGCCTCGGCGTCATCGAGGAAACCCCCGAACGCATCACCATTCGATGCTCCGTCGACCCCGAGGACTTCACGCTCGACAACCTCTTAGAGCGCCTCGAAAACACCGGCTCGACGATGCGCGGCGAAGCCGTGAAAGCGCTCGCGCACGGCAACCCCGACCTCGCACAGCGCGCGCTCAACCGCGAACGCCAGGCGAACAAGATTTTCGTGCTCCTCCTCCGCCTCATCTTCACCGCCTACCAGAACCCGAACCTCGCGCGCGCCGTCGGCCTCGACGACAACTTCCCCCTCATCGGCTACCGCTCCGTCGCCAAGAACCTCGAATTAACCGCTGATAACGCCGAAGACATCGCCGAAATCGTCCTCGAAACCGAGGGCCACACCCTCGACGTCGACTCCGCCACGATGCGCCGCATCCGCGAGTTCACCGACCAGGTCGACGAGATCACCGCGAAATCCGTGCAGGCCGTCGTCGACCGCGACTACGACGAAACCGTCGAGGTCCGCGAGCTCTTCGCCGAACTCGGCGACCGCGAAGGCGACATCCTCGCCGACCTCCCGGAGATGGAGAACGAACAGCTCCTCCGCGTCCGCGAAGTCCTCGTCAGCCTCCAGCAGACCGCACAGTACGCCATGCGGAACGCCGAAATCGCCGCCAACCTCGCGCTCAACGAGCAGTCCGCGCACACCAGCCTCGACTAACCCCACGCCGAGCGCGGACTCGCCACTGCCGATCTCTCGAACGAACCGAGCGAACAGTCCGCACCGACTGCGCCGAGTGAACCGTTGATCGCCCCGTCGTCCGAACCGGCTCGAACCGTTGACCGACCCGTCGTCCGAACCGGGTCAGGCGTTATCCGTCGTACCAGGTGTCGGCGTCGGATTCGGCGGCGTCCGGCCACTCCTCGTCGTCTTCGTCCGACGCCGCCTCGGCCGCCGCATCGTCGGTGGCGGCGTCACGCGGCTCACCTGCGCCGTCCGTGGACGGGGTCGACGCATCCTTTTCGGGGGATTCGGCCGGTTCAGCCGGTTCGGCTGTTTCGGCCGTCTCGGGTTCGGTGTTCGACTCGGACTGTGCGTTCTGCGTCGGCGCTTCGCGCGCTGAGTCGCCGACGTCGGCCGC carries:
- a CDS encoding phosphate signaling complex PhoU family protein translates to METRKVQRLGPSTLAMTLPAEWAREQNVEKGDEVTVRESGKGPLTVTPASARGEDTEATIHVEDIDADSVERAIVGQYVLGRRIIHVTAEETLDSAHINAVYKAETQLMGLGVIEETPERITIRCSVDPEDFTLDNLLERLENTGSTMRGEAVKALAHGNPDLAQRALNRERQANKIFVLLLRLIFTAYQNPNLARAVGLDDNFPLIGYRSVAKNLELTADNAEDIAEIVLETEGHTLDVDSATMRRIREFTDQVDEITAKSVQAVVDRDYDETVEVRELFAELGDREGDILADLPEMENEQLLRVREVLVSLQQTAQYAMRNAEIAANLALNEQSAHTSLD